In Streptomyces pluripotens, the genomic window CACGAAGAAGGTGGCGGCGGTGACGGAGGCGATGCCGCTGCCGCCGGAGAGCTGGTCGGTCCCGAAGGCAGTTCCGAGGTAGAGGATGTTCTCGGTGAACGCGAACCCGGTGGCGGTGACCCCGGCTATCACCACACCGTCCACCAACCCGGTGAAGTCACGTCTGCGGAAGAGGAAGACCAACAGCACGGCCGCGGCCTTCGCGGACTCCTCGACGATCGGGGCTATGACGGTGGCGCCGAGGGTGTCGGCACCGGCCGGGTCGGCGGTGGAGGTGGCTATCCACTTGGTCGCGAAGCTGTTCGCCACGATGGCTATCAGTGCCGCCGCGCACGCCCCCCAAGCGAAGGAGAAGACCAGGTTCTGCCAGGGGCCCGGCTCGACCCGGTCCAGCCAGCGGAAGGCGGCCACCAGCCAGGGCACGGGCAGCACGGCCAGCCCGAGGCCGACCAGGAACCCCTCCGTGCCGGTCTGCCGCCGCACGAGTGCGAGGATGACTAGTCCGGACAGCGCCAGCAGGGTGATCAGCGCTCCGTACCGCACCCACCCGCGCTGCCACCAGTGCGGGTGGCGTAGTACCCCGTCGCCGGGGCCGTTGGGAGGAGTCGGGTACGGAGGACTGGTGGCCACGACATCGACCCTAACGGTGGAGCGGTGAGGGCTGGACGCTTTATCGGGCCTGGTGCGGCACACGCCGGAAGAGCAGGTCGTGCACCGCATGCCCCTTGTCCAGGCCCTGGCCTTCGAAACGGGTCAGCGGCCGGAACTCCGGACGCGGCGCGAAACCGCGCCCTGCCTGCGTGTTCTCGAAGTCGGGGTGCGCGGCGAGCACCTCAAGCATCTGTTCGGCGTACGGCTCCCAGTCGGTCGCACAGTGAACGATCGCACCAGGCTTGAGCCGGGTCGCGGCGAGAGTCAGGAACTCAGGCTGGATGAGCCGCCGCTTGTGGTGCCGCTTCTTGGGCCAGGGGTCGGGGAAGTAGACGCGCAGTCCGTCCAGTGAGTCGGGTCGGAGCATCTCGCGCAGCAGGATGATCGCGTCGCCGTTACCCACCCGGATGTTGGACAGCCTGGTCTGGTCGGCGAGATTGAGTAGGTTGCCCTGTCCTGGAGTGTGCACATCGACGGCCAGGATGTTGGTGTCCGGGTCAGCGGCGGCCATCTGAGCGGTGGCTTCACCCATCCCGAACCCGATCTCCAGCACCACGGGGTTGTCGTTCCCGAACAACTCGGCCGGATCGATGATCCGCTGCCCGTCGATGTCCAGCCCCCACTGGGGCCACAGCCGCTGAAGGGCGTCGGCCTGCCCGGCCGTCACCCGGCTGCGCCGCGGCTGGAAACTCCGGATCCGCCGCTCGAAGTGTGATCCGGCGGGATCGGCCTTGGGCCCGTCCGGGAAACGCGGTTCACCCTTGGCCCGGGTGTGCCGGACGGAGGCACCGGGAACCTGGGGAGCCGACGGCGGAGCTTCGGAGCTGTTGAGGAAGTCAGACACAGTGAGCCAATTTTACGGCGCCCCGCAGTGGCCCCACAGCGGGGCGGCGGCTGTGCACGCAGGGCAGGCGCCGACCGGCGGGTGGCGGCGAAGAGGGGCGGGGTTGTGCAGGGAGGGGCACGGGGAGGAGAGGGGGAGGAGGACCCTTCAGGTTCGAGCCCGCCCGGTTCGATTCTGCTGTGTCGGCCCGGTGGTGTGCACCTCTGGTACGCCCCTCTTCCTGGTTCGACCCGCCCGGTTCAGCGCTACACGGAGTCGAGCATCCCCAGCACCCGGTTCCCCACCTCCCGACCGATCGGTAGCGAGGCGGTGGCAGCGGGCGACGGTGCGTTGAGCACGTGGACCGCTCGCGCCCCCTCCCGGATCAGGAAGTCGTCGACCAGCGTCCCGTCCCGCAGCACCGCCTGGGCCCGGACCCCGGCGGGGGCCCGCACCAGATCCCCGGACTCCACTCCGGGGAGCAACCTGCGCACGGCTTCCAGGAAGGCCCCCTTGGACATGGACCGCCGTAGCTCCCCGGCTCCGTACCGCCAGTGTCGCCGGGCGATCACCCACGAGCCCGGCCATGCCACCGTGTCGGCCAGCTCGCGGGGCCTCACGACCCCCCAGTCGTACCCCTCCCGGGCCAGCGCCGGTACGGCGTTGGGCCCGATGTGCACACTCCCGTCGACACCACGGGTCAGATGCACCCCGAGGAACGGGAACGCCGGGTCCGGCACTGGATACACCAGCCCCCGTACCAACTCCGGACGCGCCAGCTCGTAGTACTCCCCACGGAACGGCACGATCCGCATACCGGGCTCGTCCCCGGTCAACCGTGCCACTTCGTCGCAGTACAGCCCGGCGCAGTTCACCAGGACGCGCGCGCGTACGACGTCTCCGCCTGCGGTGAGTACGGCAACGCCCCGCTCCACACGCCGGTCGACCCGGACGACCTGGGCGCCGTACCTGATCTCCGCCCCGGATGTCTGTGCCAGCTGCCGGGCGACACCGGTGAAATCGCATACCCCGGTCGTACCGACGTGTATCGCTGCGAGGCCGTGTACCTCCGGTTCGTACTCGGCGATCTGCGCGGCCCCCAGCTCGCGCACCGGAATCCCGTTCTCCCGCCCTCGCTGCACGAGCGCGTGCAGCCTCGGCAGCTCCTCCCGCTCGGTGGCGACGATCAGCTTGCCGGTCACGGCGTGCGCGATGCCGTACTCGGCACAGAACTTCACCATCTCCGCGGCGCCCCGCACCGCGTAGCGCGCCTTGAGCGAGCCCGGGCGGTAGTAGATCCCGCTGTGGATGACCCCGCTGTTGCGCCCGGTCTGGTGCCGTGCCGGTCCCGGTTCCTT contains:
- the trmB gene encoding tRNA (guanosine(46)-N7)-methyltransferase TrmB, whose product is MSDFLNSSEAPPSAPQVPGASVRHTRAKGEPRFPDGPKADPAGSHFERRIRSFQPRRSRVTAGQADALQRLWPQWGLDIDGQRIIDPAELFGNDNPVVLEIGFGMGEATAQMAAADPDTNILAVDVHTPGQGNLLNLADQTRLSNIRVGNGDAIILLREMLRPDSLDGLRVYFPDPWPKKRHHKRRLIQPEFLTLAATRLKPGAIVHCATDWEPYAEQMLEVLAAHPDFENTQAGRGFAPRPEFRPLTRFEGQGLDKGHAVHDLLFRRVPHQAR
- the lhgO gene encoding L-2-hydroxyglutarate oxidase, yielding MVQVPQGAYDCDVLVIGGGIVGLSTAHAITRAAPGTRVTVLEKEPGPARHQTGRNSGVIHSGIYYRPGSLKARYAVRGAAEMVKFCAEYGIAHAVTGKLIVATEREELPRLHALVQRGRENGIPVRELGAAQIAEYEPEVHGLAAIHVGTTGVCDFTGVARQLAQTSGAEIRYGAQVVRVDRRVERGVAVLTAGGDVVRARVLVNCAGLYCDEVARLTGDEPGMRIVPFRGEYYELARPELVRGLVYPVPDPAFPFLGVHLTRGVDGSVHIGPNAVPALAREGYDWGVVRPRELADTVAWPGSWVIARRHWRYGAGELRRSMSKGAFLEAVRRLLPGVESGDLVRAPAGVRAQAVLRDGTLVDDFLIREGARAVHVLNAPSPAATASLPIGREVGNRVLGMLDSV